Genomic DNA from Paenibacillus borealis:
ACCGCCTTTTTGTATGTAATTATAGAAATTCAATGTCTCTTCAAATCCTTGCCCCGCAACCGTCTCCGGCGATATCCAGCGCGGGGAATCCCAGTCATTATCATATTTATTGCTAGCGTTAACCCATTCCCTCAAAAAACGCCAGTCCTCGAAGTCCCACGTTCTCAACACATGTGCGGCATATAACCCGCCGTCAAACGTACGTTTAACTAAAGGCGCGTGAACCTCCATGTCGACCGGAATGGATACCCACACCTCATATACATGCGAAGGTTCTCCGATTCCTGCCGCCCCCTTAGAGCAGTCAAAACCAAAACTCCGGGCATCAGGTTTGATTGTTAGCAATCCGCTTTCTGTTACAAATTGCGTGATCATGTCAAGCGCTTTGCCTTCGCAGCCTTCTCCCGTTGCGTAAGCAGCAGCCACAGTCATGGGCGGTAGATAGACAATCCGCACATCTTTGTCCGCCAGCTTGTTTAAATTTTCATTTGCCTTGTTTAAGTCCTCCATTGACTTTTCCTCCTTGAAGTTGATTTTAGAAACAGTCAAGGAATCCACAACCTCCAGTAAACTTGCGTCGTCAGGCAGCGCGAATTTCGTACCTCTGAGATTCAGATACTCGACGAATGCTTTGATGACACTGCGAATGGTCGAGAGCGCAGTGATTTCGTCCTCAATCTCCGCAAGGTTACGCTCAAAGGCTTCGATGGCAACGCGCGCTTCTGCGCTTTGCAGAACCTCGGCAATCTGTTTGAGCGGGATACGCAGTTTACGCAGTACGATAATCTGACGCAGACGTGTGATGGCTTCCGCATCGTATGAGCGGTATGCGGAATCTTCCTTTTTCGCAGGCGTAATCAGCCCGATTTGCTCGTAATACCTAAGGGTACGGGTGGAGACTGAAAAGTGCTTTGACACCTGACTGATGGTTTGCAGTTCGATGACTATCCCTCCTTCTGAGAGTAAATATACAGGTTTACGCGACGTTAGAGTCAAGAGACCTGGTACCGGATGGATGACCTTCAGGAATTAAGAATCCAACCCAACCGTTGAAGGGATTTCCTTCGGATACGCTGGGAGAATATTTGGACATAGGTATAACCGCTTGGAGCAGTTCCTTTTATCTCCTGAAGGTTTTTCAAAACATCCTTCCCTGTGTCCGATTCTTCGATAGTTACTGAAGCAACGAATTTATCAAGATTTTCATTTATTTCAAAAAATGCTTTTGAACCAAAAATTAATGGATTGGACTCATTGTACCCGCCGTACAT
This window encodes:
- a CDS encoding MerR family transcriptional regulator, giving the protein MSKHFSVSTRTLRYYEQIGLITPAKKEDSAYRSYDAEAITRLRQIIVLRKLRIPLKQIAEVLQSAEARVAIEAFERNLAEIEDEITALSTIRSVIKAFVEYLNLRGTKFALPDDASLLEVVDSLTVSKINFKEEKSMEDLNKANENLNKLADKDVRIVYLPPMTVAAAYATGEGCEGKALDMITQFVTESGLLTIKPDARSFGFDCSKGAAGIGEPSHVYEVWVSIPVDMEVHAPLVKRTFDGGLYAAHVLRTWDFEDWRFLREWVNASNKYDNDWDSPRWISPETVAGQGFEETLNFYNYIQKGGKMENLQLDLLFPIKEISFGG